The following proteins are co-located in the Fodinibius salicampi genome:
- a CDS encoding GAF domain-containing protein, with amino-acid sequence MNNTHDLTKQVAEIVNKSKASRKEKLQEICRLLSDEIEVFDWVGFYLVDPNADRELVLGPYVGEATDHTRIPFGKGICGQAAETNETFVVPDVSKADNYLSCSIHVKAEIVVPIKKDGKFIAELDIDSHTRDSITEEHQKMLEEICDLTADLF; translated from the coding sequence GTGAACAACACGCACGATTTAACAAAACAAGTTGCTGAAATTGTTAATAAATCAAAGGCAAGCAGGAAGGAAAAGCTACAGGAAATATGCCGGTTATTATCTGATGAGATAGAAGTGTTTGACTGGGTTGGGTTTTACTTAGTCGATCCTAATGCAGACCGAGAGCTGGTACTGGGTCCCTATGTTGGGGAAGCTACCGATCATACCCGTATCCCTTTTGGGAAGGGCATTTGCGGCCAGGCTGCGGAAACGAACGAAACTTTTGTAGTCCCGGATGTCAGCAAGGCCGATAATTATCTCTCCTGCAGTATCCACGTAAAGGCCGAAATTGTTGTCCCCATCAAAAAGGACGGAAAATTTATAGCCGAACTCGACATCGATTCTCACACCCGGGACTCCATTACCGAAGAGCACCAAAAGATGCTGGAAGAAATATGTGACCTAACAGCCGACTTATTCTAA
- a CDS encoding Nramp family divalent metal transporter → MSKQKKSSEKTTWLGIKKSLGPGLLMAAAAIGVSHLVQSTRAGATFGFAMVWAVVLANIFKYPFLEYGPRYAIATGESMIEGYKRLGNWAIWIFAAFTLGTMFAVQAAVTIVSATLAAELTGIALSPLTWSTILLVICVILLMSGQYSALDGAVKIIMAVLAISTIIALAAVLIQGGQQEVSNYYPSIWDMAGISFLIALMGWMPIPIDAAAWHSLWTLEREKQTQYRPKLKESLLDFNIGYIGAAFLALGFLLLGALVMYGSGEEFASSGTIFSNQLISLYTDTLGDWSYTIIIICAFTTMFSTTLTVTDAYPRVCRRMIEVIRPDTVQTENSLPLYRLLLISIPVLSLGVLYFLGDSFTLMIDIATTLSFLTAPVLAYINYRLVTADHMPEDCQPKSWLKWLSFGGLLFLTGFALLYLYWIILV, encoded by the coding sequence TTGAGCAAGCAGAAAAAAAGTTCCGAAAAGACCACTTGGCTGGGGATCAAAAAAAGTTTAGGGCCCGGTCTATTGATGGCCGCCGCAGCGATTGGGGTATCCCACCTGGTACAATCTACCCGGGCTGGGGCCACCTTTGGATTCGCTATGGTTTGGGCAGTTGTGCTTGCTAATATTTTCAAATACCCGTTCCTTGAGTATGGCCCCCGTTATGCTATTGCCACCGGTGAGAGCATGATTGAAGGCTATAAGCGCTTGGGAAACTGGGCAATATGGATTTTTGCTGCTTTTACACTCGGAACCATGTTTGCTGTCCAGGCTGCGGTTACCATTGTCAGCGCTACCCTGGCGGCTGAACTTACCGGCATTGCGCTTTCCCCCTTAACGTGGAGCACTATTCTACTGGTCATCTGTGTCATCCTTTTAATGTCAGGGCAATATTCTGCCCTCGACGGAGCCGTTAAGATCATTATGGCGGTGCTCGCTATTTCAACCATTATTGCACTGGCGGCTGTTCTTATACAGGGAGGACAGCAGGAAGTATCGAACTATTATCCGTCTATTTGGGATATGGCAGGCATTTCCTTTTTGATAGCGCTTATGGGATGGATGCCCATTCCCATTGATGCTGCTGCGTGGCATTCCCTATGGACATTAGAGCGGGAGAAACAAACCCAATATCGTCCCAAGCTAAAAGAGTCTTTACTCGATTTTAATATTGGATATATAGGAGCAGCATTTCTGGCACTTGGATTCCTGCTGCTGGGAGCTTTAGTGATGTACGGCAGCGGAGAGGAGTTTGCTAGTAGCGGAACGATTTTCTCTAATCAGCTTATTAGCCTTTATACCGATACACTTGGTGACTGGTCATATACTATCATAATTATATGCGCTTTTACAACAATGTTTAGCACTACTTTAACGGTCACCGATGCATATCCCCGTGTGTGTCGGCGGATGATAGAAGTGATCAGGCCTGATACTGTTCAAACTGAAAACAGCTTGCCGCTCTATCGGCTCCTACTGATAAGTATTCCTGTGTTGTCTTTGGGAGTACTGTATTTTCTGGGAGACTCCTTTACCCTGATGATAGATATAGCGACAACACTCTCCTTTTTAACGGCACCGGTTCTTGCTTATATTAATTATCGTCTTGTTACAGCCGACCATATGCCCGAAGACTGCCAGCCTAAATCCTGGCTCAAATGGTTAAGTTTTGGAGGACTTCTTTTCCTTACTGGTTTTGCCCTGCTTTATCTCTACTGGATTATTTTAGTTTGA
- a CDS encoding M14 family zinc carboxypeptidase — MDYYLPEGITYDSSIPTPEDLLGTVPGEWHVRHDQLEKYMRAVAEASDRVSLHEFGKTYEDRTLLYLAVTSPSNQNNIEQIRSNHVALTDPEQSGNRNTQEMPVVLYMGYSIHGDEPSGANASMLVAYHLAAAQGEEIEEKLKNSVVLLDPSLNPDGLNRFAGWVNTNKGKNVVSDPNSRELNQPWPGGRTNHYWFDLNRDWMLVQHLASQGRIENFHEWKPNILTDHHEMGTNATFFFQPGIQSRTHPITPDKNQELTKSIAEYHAQKLDREKRLYYSEESFDDFYYGKGKSNFDG; from the coding sequence ATGGATTACTATCTGCCGGAGGGCATCACTTATGATTCTTCCATTCCTACGCCAGAGGATCTTTTGGGTACTGTTCCGGGTGAGTGGCATGTTCGCCACGATCAGTTGGAAAAATATATGCGTGCCGTGGCGGAGGCTTCAGACCGGGTAAGCTTGCATGAGTTCGGGAAGACGTACGAAGATCGCACACTTCTTTATTTGGCGGTTACTTCTCCATCTAACCAGAATAATATTGAACAAATTCGCAGCAACCATGTAGCTCTGACCGATCCTGAACAGTCAGGTAACCGTAATACCCAGGAGATGCCTGTGGTTTTGTATATGGGCTATAGTATTCACGGAGATGAGCCGAGTGGTGCCAACGCCTCTATGCTTGTAGCCTATCATCTGGCTGCTGCACAGGGCGAAGAGATTGAAGAGAAACTGAAAAATAGTGTAGTGCTGTTAGACCCGAGCTTAAATCCAGATGGGCTTAACCGTTTTGCTGGTTGGGTAAATACAAATAAAGGCAAAAATGTGGTTTCTGATCCCAATAGCAGGGAGCTAAATCAGCCCTGGCCCGGGGGACGGACTAATCATTACTGGTTTGATTTAAATCGCGACTGGATGCTGGTTCAACACCTGGCCAGTCAGGGTCGTATAGAAAATTTCCACGAGTGGAAACCCAATATTTTAACAGATCATCACGAGATGGGCACGAATGCTACCTTCTTTTTTCAGCCGGGCATTCAGTCCAGAACACATCCCATTACGCCGGATAAAAACCAAGAGCTGACAAAGTCGATTGCAGAATATCATGCCCAAAAATTGGACCGGGAAAAGCGGCTCTATTATTCTGAAGAGAGTTTTGATGATTTTTATTATGGTAAGGGGAAGAGTAATTTCGATGGTTGA
- the metK gene encoding methionine adenosyltransferase, giving the protein MKKLFTSESVSEGHPDKIADQISDTILDNMLADDPDSRVAVETLVTTGLAVISGEVTTDAYVDVQEIVRDVIREIGYTKDAYRFDADSCGVLTTIHQQSPDIAQGVDENSGKAMGAGDQGMMFGYATTETDTYMPMSLQYSHDLLRKLAHIRKETALLPYLAPDSKSQVTVEYGEDGQPKRIDTIVISTQHDEGIDQQKIKKDLKKHLIPQVIKDGLIDSETIFHVNPTGKFVIGGPHGDTGLTGRKIIVDTYGGYGGHGGGAFSGKDPSKVDRSAAYAARHIAKNIVAAELADECIVQLAYAIGIPEPVSVSVDTYGTGKVNDTELANVIQKTFDLTPSGIIERFDLKRPIYRQTAAYGHFGRKEFPWEKLDYTDKIHDAL; this is encoded by the coding sequence ATGAAAAAACTTTTTACCTCCGAATCTGTATCAGAAGGACATCCTGATAAAATCGCTGACCAGATCTCCGATACTATTCTTGATAATATGCTGGCAGACGACCCGGATTCTCGAGTAGCTGTAGAAACGCTGGTAACCACTGGTCTCGCTGTGATTTCCGGTGAAGTTACAACCGATGCCTATGTAGATGTTCAGGAAATTGTACGGGATGTAATCCGCGAAATTGGATACACAAAAGATGCCTACCGCTTTGATGCCGATTCATGTGGAGTACTGACGACGATTCACCAACAAAGTCCAGACATCGCTCAGGGTGTAGATGAAAACTCTGGTAAAGCAATGGGCGCTGGCGATCAGGGAATGATGTTTGGCTATGCCACGACGGAAACAGATACCTATATGCCGATGTCGCTGCAATACTCGCACGACCTGCTCAGAAAGCTGGCGCATATTCGTAAGGAAACAGCTCTGCTCCCTTATCTTGCCCCAGATAGCAAAAGCCAGGTAACGGTTGAATACGGAGAAGACGGACAACCCAAGCGCATAGATACCATTGTCATTTCAACGCAACATGATGAGGGAATTGATCAACAGAAAATAAAAAAGGATCTGAAGAAACACCTGATCCCCCAGGTCATTAAAGATGGATTAATTGATAGTGAAACGATATTTCATGTTAACCCGACGGGGAAATTCGTTATTGGCGGCCCGCACGGTGATACCGGTCTCACGGGACGTAAAATTATTGTAGACACCTATGGCGGATACGGGGGACATGGTGGAGGCGCTTTCTCCGGCAAAGATCCTTCTAAAGTTGACCGAAGCGCAGCCTATGCCGCCCGGCATATAGCCAAAAATATTGTAGCTGCTGAACTCGCTGATGAATGCATCGTACAGCTTGCCTACGCGATTGGCATACCGGAGCCCGTCTCGGTTAGTGTTGATACATATGGGACTGGCAAGGTAAACGACACCGAATTGGCTAACGTTATTCAAAAAACCTTTGACTTGACACCTTCCGGCATTATTGAACGATTTGACCTTAAGCGGCCTATCTATCGACAAACCGCAGCCTATGGACATTTTGGACGCAAGGAATTTCCCTGGGAAAAGCTCGATTATACTGATAAAATTCACGATGCCTTGTAA
- a CDS encoding tetratricopeptide repeat protein — protein sequence MSRDIELEQKIDAYVKGQLTEEQGRELWEELLKKPEYIELLNTEIGVKSLLSKKEPEKKEERHNFIYTLQNSWKWTAAAAAIALIVVAFNFFTGSSERSLEDLALNNINISENLVSSPVLRSNNTQVSTEDSLLNLGFEAALAGNISKAVSLYDTIIEKYPGEPIATKAYLNKGIIHFNDGDLKEAIASFKNVINQSEGTSFIKEKGYWYLGNAYINTDSLNNAHDAMYQVYSMEGIYEQPAIDILHKLDKELENPEQNYKP from the coding sequence ATGTCAAGAGACATTGAACTTGAACAAAAAATAGACGCCTATGTTAAGGGCCAGTTGACAGAGGAGCAGGGCCGTGAGTTGTGGGAGGAACTGTTGAAGAAACCCGAATACATTGAGCTTCTGAATACCGAAATAGGAGTAAAATCCCTTCTATCCAAAAAGGAACCGGAAAAGAAAGAGGAGCGGCATAACTTCATTTATACTCTTCAAAATTCATGGAAGTGGACTGCCGCGGCTGCAGCTATTGCGTTAATTGTTGTTGCCTTCAATTTCTTTACGGGAAGTTCAGAAAGATCGCTGGAAGACTTGGCGCTCAATAATATCAACATCTCCGAAAACCTGGTTTCATCTCCGGTTCTGCGATCCAACAATACTCAGGTTAGTACGGAAGATTCTCTATTAAACCTTGGATTTGAAGCTGCTCTGGCTGGCAATATCTCTAAAGCTGTTTCACTCTATGACACAATTATTGAAAAATATCCGGGCGAACCAATAGCTACCAAGGCCTACCTTAACAAAGGAATTATCCACTTTAACGATGGCGATTTAAAAGAGGCCATAGCATCCTTCAAGAATGTTATAAATCAATCAGAGGGGACCTCTTTTATTAAGGAAAAAGGATACTGGTATTTAGGCAATGCCTACATCAATACCGATAGTCTTAATAATGCACATGATGCAATGTATCAGGTATACTCAATGGAAGGCATTTATGAACAGCCGGCAATCGATATTCTTCATAAGCTGGATAAGGAATTAGAGAATCCTGAACAAAATTATAAACCATAG
- a CDS encoding RNA polymerase sigma factor, whose amino-acid sequence MDYSELVSALKENNTQKTNKLVKAIRSRLVAFLRIHMNASQSDAEDMAQEALLISIESIRNNKIKNPDQVVKYMISVSRNAYLKEQQNRKQVSFEKISDLYQHKPGQLQSLLDKEQKNLLQWCLDQLKDEYQKYMQFWFDNPDMHTQKVADHFDISLSNAWTRKHRLIKKLSECYQKKSKL is encoded by the coding sequence ATGGATTACTCCGAATTGGTTAGTGCCCTAAAGGAAAATAATACCCAAAAAACAAACAAGTTAGTAAAAGCGATCAGATCCCGGCTGGTAGCTTTTTTGCGTATTCACATGAACGCCAGCCAGTCGGATGCCGAAGACATGGCACAAGAAGCGCTGCTTATTAGTATAGAATCTATTCGCAACAATAAAATAAAAAATCCGGATCAGGTTGTTAAATATATGATATCGGTCTCTCGCAACGCCTATTTAAAAGAACAACAAAATAGAAAGCAGGTATCATTTGAAAAAATTTCTGACCTTTATCAGCATAAGCCCGGCCAGCTACAGTCTTTACTAGACAAGGAACAGAAAAACCTGCTACAGTGGTGTTTGGACCAGCTAAAGGATGAATATCAGAAATATATGCAATTTTGGTTTGATAATCCTGATATGCATACACAAAAAGTAGCCGACCACTTTGATATTAGTTTAAGCAATGCCTGGACCCGAAAACACCGGTTAATAAAAAAGCTGAGCGAATGTTATCAGAAAAAAAGTAAATTATAA
- a CDS encoding M28 family peptidase: protein MQRNITTGLCLSLLLIIAGCSGTEKASQKVPISDTETLLSYQNSITENFLRHHLSIFAADSMEGRETGTPGERKAAEYLSEQYAQMGLIPVGDNDTYYQHFDLNTTQNDSIIFETYTTTGEEKSIVSRSVASSQSTADYIRAFGGTDSLNGEIIFAGFGVNDPAREVAHLEGADLQGKWVMVFQDIPHVENGDTLISSSVDNRSRFNAIFGAGAEGILLISDMSEAEFEEAARADQSAFGEPSNMQLAYLDDGNSSGQGPFSKGYNMISPDMAAQMLNLVGGADAIRDYREKILQNIKDFSLQPLNYSLAQMPYTSKNSIRTENVLAYIDGSDPELKDEVVVITSHYDHVGIGQPDSTGDRIYNGADDDGSGTIGLLNIAHAFHKAAEDGVRPRRSILFLNVTAEEKGLLGSRYYSDHPVFPIENTVANINSDMIGRIDEEHEEQGIEEYAYIIGGEIISSDLDSLIKAANSRSGQIELNNRYNDLQDPNQFYRRSDHWNFGRLGVPFAFFFTGIHEDYHQPSDEVHKIRFEKLSKIVRTMYASTVLIANADQPPAVDNQQFIEITKEN, encoded by the coding sequence ATGCAACGCAATATTACGACAGGACTATGTCTAAGCCTACTATTAATCATAGCAGGCTGCAGTGGAACAGAAAAAGCAAGTCAGAAAGTCCCCATTTCTGATACGGAAACACTCTTAAGCTACCAGAATAGTATCACGGAGAATTTTTTGCGACATCATTTGTCTATATTTGCAGCTGATTCTATGGAGGGGCGTGAAACCGGTACTCCGGGAGAAAGAAAAGCAGCGGAATATTTGTCCGAGCAATATGCACAAATGGGACTGATACCCGTAGGTGATAACGATACTTACTATCAGCATTTTGATCTTAATACCACGCAAAATGATAGTATAATATTTGAGACATATACTACAACAGGTGAAGAAAAAAGTATTGTAAGTCGGTCGGTAGCTAGTAGCCAGTCTACTGCAGACTATATTCGTGCTTTTGGAGGTACTGATTCCTTAAACGGTGAGATTATATTTGCCGGCTTTGGTGTTAATGATCCTGCCCGAGAGGTTGCTCATTTAGAAGGGGCAGATCTTCAGGGAAAATGGGTTATGGTATTTCAGGATATTCCGCATGTCGAAAATGGTGATACTCTTATCAGCTCGTCTGTGGATAACCGAAGTAGATTTAATGCCATTTTTGGAGCGGGGGCCGAAGGGATATTACTGATTTCGGATATGAGCGAAGCCGAATTTGAAGAAGCTGCAAGAGCAGATCAGTCTGCATTTGGAGAGCCATCAAATATGCAGTTGGCTTACCTCGACGATGGGAATAGTTCCGGACAAGGTCCTTTCTCAAAAGGATATAATATGATTAGTCCCGATATGGCTGCCCAGATGCTTAATTTAGTGGGAGGCGCAGATGCAATAAGAGACTATCGAGAGAAAATTTTGCAAAATATTAAAGATTTTTCCCTTCAGCCGCTCAATTATAGCCTTGCCCAAATGCCATATACATCCAAAAACTCTATAAGAACAGAAAATGTACTGGCTTATATTGATGGGAGTGACCCGGAGCTTAAAGATGAGGTTGTGGTGATCACTTCACATTATGACCATGTAGGAATTGGTCAGCCGGATTCTACCGGTGATCGTATTTACAATGGTGCGGACGATGACGGCAGCGGAACCATAGGGCTGCTTAATATTGCACATGCATTTCATAAAGCGGCCGAGGATGGCGTTCGTCCCAGAAGAAGCATTTTGTTTTTGAACGTCACGGCAGAAGAGAAAGGTTTGCTGGGATCCCGATACTATTCCGACCATCCGGTCTTTCCCATAGAAAATACGGTGGCTAATATTAACAGTGATATGATTGGCCGAATTGATGAAGAACACGAAGAACAGGGGATAGAAGAATACGCCTATATTATCGGGGGTGAAATCATTTCCTCAGATTTGGATAGTCTTATAAAGGCGGCGAACAGCCGTTCCGGACAGATAGAGCTTAATAACAGGTATAATGACCTGCAGGATCCCAACCAGTTTTACCGGCGTAGTGATCACTGGAATTTTGGACGGTTGGGCGTACCATTCGCATTCTTCTTTACCGGGATACACGAAGATTACCATCAGCCTTCGGATGAAGTTCACAAAATCCGTTTTGAAAAGTTGAGTAAAATTGTGCGCACGATGTATGCCTCTACCGTACTAATCGCAAATGCAGATCAGCCACCGGCAGTAGATAACCAGCAATTTATAGAGATTACCAAAGAAAATTAG
- the ruvB gene encoding Holliday junction branch migration DNA helicase RuvB, whose product MQNPLLDATDNDEEYEQTLRPTRINEFIGQKKVIQNLSIFIEAAQKRQEALDHVILSGPPGLGKTTLAHIIANEMGVQIKPSTGPVLEKPGDLAGMLTNLEEGDVLFIDEIHRLNPVVEEYLYSAMEDYQLDIVIDSGPNARSIQIELNNFTLVGATTRKGLLTAPLRARFGIDMRLDYYDVELLQRIALRTASILNMGITDKGAHEIARRSRGTPRIVNKLLRRTRDFAQVQDMNTITDEIADTSLNALDVDQNGFDEMDIRILTAIIENYEGGPVGLGTLSVAVGEDKGTIEEVYEPYLIKEGFLQRTPKGRVATRRAFDYLGIKPPSEDD is encoded by the coding sequence TTGCAAAATCCTCTTTTAGATGCCACAGATAATGACGAAGAGTACGAACAAACGCTTCGTCCCACGCGCATCAACGAATTCATCGGTCAGAAAAAGGTTATCCAAAATCTTTCTATCTTTATCGAGGCTGCCCAAAAAAGACAGGAAGCCCTCGACCATGTGATTCTCTCCGGACCACCGGGGCTGGGTAAAACAACTCTGGCGCATATTATCGCAAATGAGATGGGAGTTCAGATTAAACCCAGTACGGGACCCGTACTCGAGAAACCCGGTGATCTGGCAGGCATGCTCACCAATCTTGAGGAGGGAGATGTTCTCTTTATTGACGAAATTCATCGTTTGAATCCTGTGGTTGAAGAATACCTCTACTCGGCCATGGAAGATTATCAGCTTGATATTGTTATCGACTCGGGACCCAATGCGCGCAGTATCCAGATAGAGCTTAATAATTTTACCCTGGTGGGAGCGACTACCCGAAAAGGGCTGCTTACGGCCCCGCTGCGGGCCCGTTTTGGGATTGACATGCGGTTGGATTATTACGATGTGGAACTGCTTCAACGTATTGCCCTGCGTACAGCCTCTATTTTAAATATGGGTATTACCGATAAGGGAGCGCACGAAATTGCGCGCCGAAGCCGAGGTACTCCCCGAATTGTGAACAAGCTATTGCGGCGTACCCGGGACTTTGCCCAGGTTCAGGATATGAATACCATTACCGATGAAATCGCAGATACATCTCTGAATGCTCTTGATGTGGATCAAAACGGCTTTGACGAAATGGATATTCGCATTCTTACTGCAATAATAGAAAACTACGAAGGAGGTCCGGTAGGACTTGGTACGCTCAGTGTAGCCGTCGGGGAAGACAAGGGTACCATTGAAGAGGTCTACGAACCCTATCTCATTAAAGAAGGCTTCCTGCAGCGCACCCCAAAAGGTCGGGTTGCTACCCGAAGGGCATTTGATTATCTGGGTATCAAGCCACCTTCAGAGGATGACTAA
- a CDS encoding segregation and condensation protein A has protein sequence MYRVQLKNFEGPLDLLLFFIKRDELDIYDIPISYITNQFLEYISLMEELDLDVASEFILMASMLMSIKAKMMLPQEDSSEELDEHDPRYELVQRLLEYKRYKEMAEKMESIEEEAQKKHFRGYREVDQVEKQASGEALKNVTMFDLMTAFKKVLTDIKKQEAMHHVEKIQHTIEDQTEYVLNRLQESGRTGFRAMCRELATRTKIVVTFLAILEMLKERQINLYVENDDPTDFYLDLKPVDEIISAT, from the coding sequence ATGTACCGCGTACAGTTAAAAAACTTTGAAGGTCCCCTGGACTTACTTCTCTTTTTTATCAAAAGGGATGAGCTTGATATCTATGATATTCCCATCTCATATATTACCAATCAGTTCCTGGAGTACATCAGCCTGATGGAAGAACTGGACCTGGATGTGGCTAGCGAGTTTATCCTTATGGCCAGTATGTTGATGTCCATAAAGGCAAAAATGATGCTGCCCCAAGAAGATTCCTCTGAGGAGCTGGATGAACACGATCCCCGTTATGAATTAGTGCAGCGGCTGTTGGAGTATAAGCGGTATAAGGAAATGGCCGAAAAAATGGAATCTATTGAGGAGGAGGCCCAGAAGAAACACTTTCGTGGATACCGCGAAGTCGATCAGGTAGAAAAACAGGCCAGCGGTGAGGCCTTAAAAAATGTAACTATGTTCGACCTGATGACTGCTTTTAAAAAGGTGCTGACTGATATTAAGAAGCAGGAAGCCATGCACCATGTAGAAAAAATTCAGCATACCATCGAGGATCAAACGGAATACGTCTTGAATAGACTACAAGAAAGCGGACGAACCGGATTTCGGGCTATGTGCAGGGAACTGGCAACCCGTACAAAAATCGTAGTTACGTTTTTGGCTATTTTAGAGATGCTCAAGGAACGGCAGATAAATTTATATGTGGAAAATGATGATCCAACCGATTTTTATCTGGATTTGAAACCCGTAGATGAAATTATTAGTGCAACATAA
- a CDS encoding MarC family NAAT transporter — translation MKVLIPSKSFPVVSIMVEDLLNQSNLVTTYFSSSFSLFIAAFTSIISVANPLAAMPVFLSLTEQNSDTERTAVAQKASFYMFLVLVIFLLAGTYIMSFFGISLSGIRIAGGLIILRAAYSMLNPDQSERKISDEAQEAAKDKEDVSFSPMAMPMLSGPGSIAVVIGLASQAGGIMDLAIMTLAIILVAIISFGVLRLAPFSAKYIGPTGMNAITRMMGFIAMAIGVQFILNGISNFFGV, via the coding sequence TTGAAGGTCCTTATACCTTCCAAAAGTTTTCCGGTTGTCAGTATTATGGTTGAAGACCTATTGAATCAAAGTAATTTAGTTACGACTTATTTTTCGAGTTCTTTTTCACTGTTTATTGCCGCTTTTACATCTATTATTTCGGTAGCAAATCCATTGGCGGCGATGCCTGTTTTTTTATCTCTTACTGAGCAAAATTCCGATACTGAGCGCACAGCAGTTGCGCAGAAAGCCTCTTTTTACATGTTTTTAGTTCTCGTCATTTTCCTATTGGCGGGAACCTATATTATGAGCTTCTTTGGTATAAGCCTGTCGGGGATTCGCATTGCCGGTGGACTAATAATCTTGCGGGCGGCTTATTCGATGCTGAACCCCGATCAGTCAGAACGAAAAATTTCTGATGAAGCACAAGAAGCAGCCAAAGATAAGGAGGATGTTTCCTTTAGCCCCATGGCAATGCCCATGCTTTCCGGTCCTGGAAGTATAGCAGTTGTTATTGGTTTGGCATCTCAGGCAGGCGGTATTATGGATCTTGCCATCATGACGCTGGCTATTATTTTGGTTGCCATAATTTCGTTTGGAGTTCTTCGATTAGCTCCCTTCTCAGCAAAGTATATTGGTCCCACCGGTATGAATGCCATCACCCGGATGATGGGATTTATCGCCATGGCTATTGGTGTACAGTTTATTTTAAATGGTATCTCAAATTTTTTTGGCGTATAG